The following coding sequences lie in one Posidoniimonas polymericola genomic window:
- a CDS encoding 3-deoxy-D-manno-octulosonic acid transferase — MLAWLLNLVYLTLLTAFSPVIAWTAWRTGKYREGYAAKLLGLAPVREGGRPCVWLHAVSVGEVNLLATTLRTLAAERPDCELVISTTTKTGYDLAQKKYGSQHPVFYCPLDFSWAVKLAMRRVRPDLLVLAELELWPNLISAARSHGARVAIINGRLSENSFKGYRRVRPLAARVLRQVDLIAAQDQATAERFAALLGDRERESIAPPADAEGSWGAVGDPGASGASGVSRGSRITVTGSLKYDGAETDRANERTTTLRGLAGLTAEHTVLLAGSTQAPEEQIAIDSYRRLAQQHPGLRLVLVPRHPERFEEVAALLRESGLPWTRRTQMESALHNPQPAMPQAILVDVIGELGAWWGAADIGFVGGSFGDRGGQNMIEPAAYGVATCFGPNTRNFRDIVRPLLAAGGAVVVNDAEQLESFVWHCLRDRSYAAGVGERARRFVATQLGATERTVELLRELLPAADSATQRDAA; from the coding sequence ATGCTAGCGTGGCTGCTGAACCTTGTTTACCTGACGCTGCTGACGGCGTTCTCGCCGGTGATTGCCTGGACCGCGTGGCGGACCGGCAAGTACCGGGAGGGGTACGCCGCGAAGCTGCTCGGCCTGGCGCCGGTGCGTGAGGGCGGCCGGCCCTGCGTGTGGCTGCACGCGGTGAGCGTCGGCGAGGTGAACCTGCTGGCGACCACGCTCCGCACGCTCGCGGCCGAGCGGCCCGACTGCGAGTTGGTCATCTCGACCACCACCAAGACCGGCTACGACCTCGCGCAGAAGAAGTACGGCAGCCAGCACCCGGTATTCTACTGCCCGCTAGACTTCAGCTGGGCCGTCAAGCTGGCCATGCGGCGGGTTCGGCCCGACCTCTTGGTGCTGGCGGAGCTCGAGCTGTGGCCGAACCTGATTTCGGCGGCCAGGTCGCACGGCGCGCGGGTCGCCATCATCAACGGCCGGCTGAGCGAGAACAGCTTCAAGGGCTACCGCCGCGTGCGGCCGCTGGCGGCGCGGGTGCTGCGGCAGGTCGACCTGATTGCGGCGCAGGACCAGGCGACCGCCGAGCGGTTCGCGGCGTTGCTGGGGGACAGAGAGCGAGAGAGCATTGCTCCCCCGGCTGACGCCGAGGGCTCTTGGGGAGCGGTCGGCGATCCTGGCGCATCGGGAGCCTCCGGCGTCAGCCGGGGGAGCCGCATCACCGTCACCGGCTCGCTCAAGTACGACGGCGCCGAGACCGACCGCGCAAACGAACGCACCACAACGCTCCGCGGGCTGGCCGGCCTGACCGCCGAGCACACCGTGCTGCTGGCCGGCAGCACCCAGGCGCCGGAAGAGCAGATCGCCATCGATTCCTACCGACGGCTCGCGCAGCAGCACCCCGGCCTGCGGCTGGTGCTCGTGCCCCGGCACCCCGAGCGGTTCGAAGAGGTCGCGGCTCTGCTCCGCGAGAGCGGATTGCCTTGGACGAGGCGCACCCAGATGGAATCCGCACTCCACAATCCGCAACCCGCAATGCCACAGGCCATCCTGGTCGACGTGATCGGCGAGCTCGGCGCGTGGTGGGGCGCGGCCGACATCGGCTTTGTCGGCGGCAGCTTCGGCGACCGCGGCGGCCAGAACATGATCGAGCCCGCCGCCTACGGCGTGGCGACCTGCTTCGGCCCCAACACCCGCAACTTCCGCGACATCGTGCGGCCGCTGCTGGCGGCCGGCGGCGCGGTCGTGGTCAACGACGCCGAGCAGCTCGAGTCGTTCGTTTGGCACTGCCTCCGCGACCGGTCGTACGCCGCCGGCGTTGGAGAGCGGGCCCGCCGGTTCGTGGCGACCCAGCTCGGCGCCACCGAGCGGACGGTCGAGCTGCTGCGGGAACTGCTGCCGGCTGCCGATTCCGCCACGCAACGCGACGCGGCCTAG
- a CDS encoding alpha/beta hydrolase has protein sequence MLSLRLTPMLALLACAGCVSVSPLGLDWPDSTLLYQPSHPADDGWHPPGLDYEDVFFESDDGQRLHAWYCPVEGPSALVVFAHGNAGSLEDRWHVARQLNEVCNFTVLLFDYRGYGKSEGRPSEAGLVADTKAARDWLANREGVEPSDIVLYGRSLGGAAVVQVAADDGARALVLESTFTSLPDVANSLLPFTRLGPLMHNRFASFDRIAEYHGPTWIAHGDEDSLVPYDHGKRLYWQANEPKQFYPLTGQDHNWVANRMYLEQLARFIDHPQTQPGAEHWSKPEGG, from the coding sequence ATGCTCTCGCTGCGGCTGACGCCGATGCTTGCACTGCTCGCGTGCGCGGGCTGCGTCAGCGTGTCGCCGCTTGGACTCGACTGGCCGGACAGCACCCTGCTGTACCAGCCCTCGCACCCGGCCGATGACGGGTGGCACCCGCCAGGGCTCGACTACGAAGACGTCTTCTTCGAGTCAGACGACGGCCAGCGGCTCCACGCGTGGTACTGCCCGGTTGAGGGGCCCTCGGCGTTGGTCGTGTTCGCTCACGGGAACGCCGGGAGCCTGGAAGACCGCTGGCACGTCGCCCGGCAACTGAACGAGGTCTGCAACTTCACCGTTCTGCTGTTTGACTACCGCGGCTACGGCAAGAGCGAGGGCCGGCCGAGCGAAGCGGGCCTTGTCGCCGACACCAAGGCGGCGCGGGACTGGCTCGCCAACCGAGAAGGGGTCGAGCCGTCGGACATCGTGCTGTACGGGCGGTCGCTCGGCGGCGCCGCCGTGGTGCAGGTCGCCGCGGACGACGGCGCCAGGGCGTTGGTGCTCGAGAGCACCTTCACGTCGCTTCCGGATGTCGCCAACAGCCTGCTGCCATTCACGCGGCTGGGGCCGTTGATGCACAACCGCTTCGCGTCATTCGACCGGATTGCCGAGTACCACGGCCCGACCTGGATCGCCCACGGCGACGAGGACTCCTTGGTGCCCTACGACCACGGCAAGCGGCTCTACTGGCAGGCGAACGAGCCCAAGCAGTTCTATCCCCTGACCGGTCAGGACCACAACTGGGTCGCCAACCGGATGTACCTGGAGCAGCTCGCTCGATTCATCGACCACCCTCAGACGCAGCCCGGGGCAGAGCACTGGTCCAAGCCCGAAGGCGGTTGA
- a CDS encoding Gfo/Idh/MocA family protein — protein MARHTRRFFLGSTAAAAAGLAIRPTRTLAAGASRDVTMGFIGMGGRGGEVFRQFIGDKNIRVGAFCDPDTDHLAKYAKDYPDAKIETDLRRVIDNPDIDAVMITTPNHWHCLAAIWAVQAGKHVYVEKPLSHNVWEGRQLVNAIDKHKVVAQIGTQQRSDPLQAEAKQFLHADQKLGKPQYVQACRFGVREPIGKRDTPLTPPESLDYSLWLGPAADQPLYRDRLHYDWHWNFNTGNGEMGNWGPHILDDIRNVAFQDEVTIPTRVFACGGRVLWEDAGESPNLHMAYYDTPVMPVFLGLSNLPARPGAKGALRFRGVESGYVVQCEDGYYTGWRAGGRAYDANGKLLREFKGDGGSRHVDNFLTAIREDDATLLNAPVVQGHHSTNWCHLANIAVQSGGRVDGEKIPGVADGSPGWDQLLGVMQEHVASHGLDATHAGSRMSEVLSVDPENERFTGSGSDKANQYLRREYRDGFAVPEIA, from the coding sequence ATGGCTCGTCACACTCGTCGGTTCTTCCTTGGTTCGACAGCGGCCGCGGCGGCCGGCCTGGCGATCCGCCCCACGCGGACCCTGGCGGCGGGCGCCTCGCGGGATGTCACGATGGGCTTCATCGGCATGGGGGGCCGCGGCGGCGAGGTGTTCCGCCAGTTCATCGGCGACAAGAACATCCGCGTCGGGGCGTTCTGCGACCCGGACACCGACCACCTGGCGAAGTACGCGAAGGATTACCCCGACGCGAAGATCGAGACCGACCTGCGGCGCGTGATCGACAACCCGGACATCGACGCCGTCATGATCACCACGCCCAACCACTGGCACTGCCTGGCCGCTATCTGGGCCGTGCAGGCCGGCAAGCACGTGTACGTCGAGAAGCCGCTCAGCCACAACGTGTGGGAGGGCCGCCAGCTGGTCAACGCAATCGACAAGCACAAGGTGGTCGCCCAGATCGGCACCCAGCAACGCAGCGACCCTCTGCAGGCAGAGGCCAAGCAGTTCCTGCACGCGGACCAGAAGCTCGGCAAGCCACAGTACGTGCAGGCGTGCCGCTTTGGCGTTCGTGAGCCAATCGGCAAACGCGACACGCCGCTGACGCCACCGGAGAGCCTCGATTACAGCCTGTGGCTCGGCCCCGCGGCCGACCAGCCGCTGTACCGCGACCGCCTGCACTACGACTGGCACTGGAACTTCAACACTGGCAACGGCGAGATGGGCAACTGGGGCCCGCACATCCTCGACGACATCCGCAACGTCGCGTTCCAGGACGAGGTGACCATCCCGACCCGCGTGTTCGCCTGCGGCGGCCGCGTTTTATGGGAAGACGCCGGCGAGTCGCCCAACCTGCACATGGCCTACTACGACACGCCCGTCATGCCGGTGTTCCTGGGGCTCAGCAACCTGCCGGCCCGCCCGGGCGCGAAGGGCGCGCTGCGGTTCCGCGGCGTCGAGTCGGGCTACGTGGTGCAGTGCGAGGACGGCTACTACACCGGCTGGCGGGCCGGCGGCAGGGCCTACGACGCCAACGGCAAGCTGCTCCGCGAGTTCAAGGGCGACGGCGGCAGCCGGCATGTCGACAACTTCCTAACCGCCATCCGCGAGGACGACGCCACGCTGCTCAACGCGCCGGTCGTCCAGGGCCACCACTCGACCAACTGGTGCCACCTCGCCAACATCGCCGTGCAGAGCGGCGGCCGGGTCGACGGCGAGAAGATCCCCGGCGTCGCTGATGGATCGCCCGGCTGGGACCAGCTGTTGGGCGTCATGCAGGAGCACGTCGCTTCGCACGGGCTCGACGCCACGCACGCCGGCTCGCGGATGAGCGAGGTGCTGTCGGTCGACCCCGAGAACGAACGCTTCACTGGCTCCGGCAGCGACAAGGCCAACCAGTACCTCCGCCGCGAGTACCGCGACGGCTTCGCCGTGCCGGAGATCGCGTAG
- a CDS encoding rhomboid family intramembrane serine protease: protein MTRLLDWLDRRIGRFAVPHVTLALILGQVLVFFAMMTQEQNVVGRILLGREAVLAGEWWRLVTYVFVPPSGNVLFALIGWMFFHFLGSTLESTWGDFRYNAYLLIDWVLTTAVAMLVPGTIATNVFIGVSVLLAFARLYPDYTIQLYFILPIKIKWLGYLAAAGYALTLITGDWPTRAMVLASVANYLLFFGGEHVRDFKADARRKSYQAKAKPAGKLQHVCAVCGRNSADEPGVAFRYCSKCAGGACYCPDHLHDHEHVEAG from the coding sequence ATGACCAGACTGCTTGATTGGCTCGACCGACGCATCGGCCGCTTCGCGGTGCCGCACGTCACGCTTGCGCTGATCCTCGGCCAGGTGCTGGTGTTCTTCGCGATGATGACGCAGGAGCAGAACGTGGTCGGCCGGATCTTGCTCGGCCGCGAAGCGGTGCTGGCTGGCGAGTGGTGGCGGCTGGTGACGTACGTGTTTGTGCCGCCCAGCGGCAACGTGCTGTTCGCCCTGATTGGCTGGATGTTCTTCCACTTCCTGGGCTCGACCTTAGAGAGCACGTGGGGCGACTTCCGCTACAACGCGTACCTGCTGATCGACTGGGTGCTGACTACCGCCGTGGCGATGCTGGTCCCGGGAACCATCGCGACGAACGTCTTTATTGGCGTGTCGGTGCTGCTGGCGTTCGCGCGGCTGTACCCTGACTACACCATCCAGCTTTATTTTATCTTGCCGATCAAGATCAAGTGGCTCGGGTACCTAGCGGCGGCCGGCTACGCGTTGACCCTCATCACCGGCGACTGGCCCACCCGGGCGATGGTGCTGGCGTCGGTCGCCAACTACCTGCTGTTCTTCGGCGGCGAGCACGTCCGCGACTTCAAGGCCGACGCTCGCCGCAAGTCGTACCAGGCCAAGGCCAAGCCGGCCGGCAAGCTGCAGCACGTCTGCGCGGTGTGCGGGCGGAACTCGGCCGACGAGCCGGGCGTGGCGTTCCGGTACTGCTCGAAGTGCGCAGGGGGCGCCTGCTACTGCCCCGATCACCTGCATGACCACGAGCACGTCGAGGCGGGCTAG